In Armatimonadia bacterium, the following are encoded in one genomic region:
- a CDS encoding glycosyltransferase — MGTAADRPAITLLVPVYNEEDALPSFFEALEAAASGLPKPLEYVFVNDGSMDRSLSMLHEFRSAQATVKVVELTGNFGQHAAIMAGFQEAQGEIVVTLDADLQNPPSEIHKLVDKVREGYDVVAGWRVNRQDPLTRRTASWMMNKVVGTTTGHHLHDYGCMLRAYSRQVVDCVNQCPERHLYVPVLANSFARRVTEVGVEHSEREMGQTKYSWGKLWRLNFDLVTGISTLPLHWVSFGGLVISLFGLTFGIFLLVRRFIVGAEVEGVFTLFGLLFFLVGVQIFAIGLIGEYLTRIYDQVRGRPRYLVREVTTSDPQTS, encoded by the coding sequence ATGGGAACCGCCGCTGACCGGCCTGCAATCACGCTCCTGGTGCCGGTCTACAACGAAGAGGACGCGCTCCCCAGCTTCTTTGAGGCCCTGGAGGCTGCTGCGTCCGGGCTACCCAAGCCGCTGGAGTACGTCTTCGTCAACGACGGCAGCATGGACCGATCCTTGTCCATGCTCCACGAGTTCCGCAGCGCGCAGGCAACCGTCAAGGTGGTCGAGCTGACCGGAAACTTCGGCCAGCACGCCGCGATCATGGCAGGCTTCCAGGAGGCACAGGGGGAGATCGTCGTCACCCTGGATGCCGACTTGCAGAACCCGCCTTCCGAGATACACAAGCTCGTCGACAAGGTCCGCGAGGGCTACGACGTGGTGGCCGGCTGGCGTGTGAACCGCCAGGATCCACTGACGCGACGTACTGCCTCCTGGATGATGAACAAGGTCGTGGGCACCACCACCGGGCATCACCTGCACGACTACGGCTGCATGCTCCGAGCCTACTCGCGGCAGGTCGTGGACTGCGTCAACCAGTGCCCGGAGCGGCACCTGTACGTTCCGGTACTGGCCAACTCCTTCGCACGTAGGGTCACCGAAGTCGGCGTCGAGCACTCTGAGCGCGAGATGGGGCAGACCAAGTACTCCTGGGGCAAGCTGTGGCGACTGAACTTCGACCTGGTCACCGGCATCAGCACTCTGCCGCTGCACTGGGTGAGCTTCGGGGGCCTGGTGATCTCCCTGTTCGGCCTGACCTTCGGCATCTTCCTTCTGGTCCGCCGCTTCATAGTGGGCGCCGAGGTCGAGGGCGTGTTCACCCTCTTCGGGCTGCTGTTCTTCCTGGTCGGCGTTCAGATCTTCGCCATAGGGCTGATCGGCGAGTATCTCACCAGGATCTACGATCAGGTCCGTGGTCGGCCGCGCTATCTGGTGCGAGAGGTCACGACTTCTGATCCCCAGACGTCCTAG
- a CDS encoding NAD-dependent epimerase/dehydratase family protein: MKVLVTGGAGFLGSHLCDKFLARGDQVICMDLGSIHKVQHNFSNPRFTYVHDTILNEPMVDSLVAQADVVYHMAAVVGVEHYVADPYNVLNVNVNGTQVILRSAYKHGKKLVFTSTSEVYGRNPKVPWSEDDDRVLGSTRIDRWCYSTSKAVGEHFCFAYHKMGLPVVVVRYFNVYGPRLDALDRGRVVTIFLGQALRNRPVTVVGDGLQTRCFTYIDDAMHATLEAGLRDEAVGEIINIGSDVEWNMKTLAEMVVRLSGSQSEIVYVPQEQIYGKSYEDVPRRIPDVRKMREMLGITAETPLEEGLKATVKYFKDQLASGGE; this comes from the coding sequence ATGAAAGTTCTGGTTACGGGCGGTGCGGGGTTCTTGGGTTCGCATCTTTGCGACAAGTTCCTGGCCAGGGGCGATCAGGTCATCTGCATGGACCTCGGCTCCATCCACAAGGTCCAGCACAACTTCAGCAACCCGCGCTTCACTTACGTTCATGACACGATCCTCAACGAGCCGATGGTCGATTCCCTGGTGGCGCAGGCCGACGTCGTCTACCACATGGCTGCAGTTGTGGGCGTCGAGCACTACGTCGCCGACCCCTACAATGTGCTGAACGTCAATGTGAACGGCACCCAGGTCATCCTCCGCTCGGCCTACAAACATGGCAAGAAGCTCGTCTTCACCAGCACCAGCGAAGTCTATGGCCGAAACCCCAAGGTGCCCTGGTCCGAGGACGACGACCGTGTTCTGGGCTCGACCCGCATCGACCGCTGGTGCTACTCGACCTCCAAGGCGGTCGGCGAGCACTTCTGCTTCGCCTACCACAAGATGGGGCTGCCCGTCGTCGTGGTCCGCTACTTCAACGTCTATGGCCCGCGTCTGGACGCTCTCGACCGCGGCCGCGTAGTGACGATCTTCCTGGGACAGGCCCTGCGGAATCGTCCTGTGACCGTCGTCGGCGACGGGCTCCAGACGCGCTGCTTCACTTACATCGATGACGCCATGCATGCCACCCTTGAGGCCGGGCTTCGCGACGAAGCAGTCGGCGAGATCATCAACATCGGTTCCGACGTTGAGTGGAACATGAAGACGCTGGCCGAGATGGTCGTCCGCCTGTCCGGCTCACAGTCGGAAATCGTGTACGTTCCGCAGGAGCAGATCTACGGCAAGAGCTATGAGGACGTGCCCCGGCGCATCCCCGACGTCCGCAAGATGCGGGAGATGCTGGGCATCACCGCCGAGACGCCCCTCGAGGAGGGCCTGAAGGCCACCGTCAAGTACTTCAAGGATCAGCTTGCCTCCGGTGGCGAGTAG
- a CDS encoding formyltransferase family protein: MRIACLTYQLIGHAALSYLLEETEDEVVGVFTHEDSPGEEIWWPSVAELAAGHGVEVLTPENLNAPEWVERLRQMKPDIIVSAWYRNLVKQPILDIPPLGAYNLHGSLLPLYRGRAPVNWVLVNGEQETGMTLHQMTVRADAGDIVGQAVVPVELDDTAATLYERLAATGKDVLRAAWPLLREGKAPRRVQDVAKATYVGRRTPADGEFAWDWPARQIHNLVRAVTHPYPGAFVEGPRGRVFVWQSHPVPGLLFPNPPAPGSVCRWSPAGLEVATSEGNLLVTRLQRQGEEELDAEAYVQRYGVEVGDII; the protein is encoded by the coding sequence GTGAGGATCGCCTGCCTGACCTACCAGCTCATCGGCCATGCCGCACTCAGCTACCTGCTGGAAGAGACGGAGGACGAGGTCGTCGGCGTCTTCACCCACGAGGATAGCCCGGGGGAGGAGATCTGGTGGCCGTCGGTGGCCGAGTTGGCTGCCGGTCACGGGGTCGAGGTGCTCACTCCCGAGAACCTCAATGCACCCGAGTGGGTAGAGCGTCTGCGGCAGATGAAGCCGGACATCATCGTGAGCGCCTGGTACCGCAACCTGGTGAAGCAGCCGATTCTGGACATCCCGCCCCTCGGGGCGTACAACCTGCACGGTTCGCTGTTGCCGCTCTACCGGGGACGCGCCCCTGTGAACTGGGTTTTGGTCAACGGTGAGCAGGAGACTGGGATGACCCTGCACCAGATGACGGTGCGGGCCGATGCCGGCGACATCGTGGGGCAGGCAGTAGTCCCGGTTGAGCTGGATGACACCGCGGCGACGCTTTACGAGCGCCTGGCAGCAACCGGCAAGGACGTTCTGCGAGCCGCCTGGCCCCTGCTCCGAGAGGGGAAGGCGCCACGGCGGGTGCAGGACGTGGCGAAGGCGACCTACGTGGGCCGTCGCACGCCCGCCGACGGAGAGTTCGCTTGGGACTGGCCGGCACGGCAGATCCACAATCTGGTCCGAGCAGTAACGCACCCGTACCCGGGCGCCTTTGTAGAGGGGCCCAGGGGTCGCGTGTTTGTCTGGCAGTCGCATCCGGTGCCGGGTCTGCTGTTTCCGAACCCGCCGGCTCCCGGGTCGGTCTGTCGTTGGTCACCCGCGGGTCTGGAGGTCGCAACCAGCGAGGGTAACCTGCTGGTCACCCGCCTCCAGAGGCAGGGGGAGGAAGAGCTGGACGCAGAGGCGTACGTACAGCGGTACGGCGTCGAGGTCGGAGACATTATCTAG
- a CDS encoding YebC/PmpR family DNA-binding transcriptional regulator, translating to MSGHSKWANRVHRKTRQDAKRSNLFSKLSREIIVAAKEGGGSPDTNIRLRYAIDAARAESMPNDNIDNAIKRGMGELEGVVYEPVTYECHGPAGVAIMITCLTDNRQRTVAELRNLLRKRDGALGEPGSVAWAFETKGAIIVRRDVTDEDTLFMAAADAGAEDVLTDDPEVFEVRTPPNVFAQVLDAVKEAGIEYQRAELTMIPTSTTPVPDEQAPKLFALLEEIEDHDDVQKVFANFEVSDEVMEKLAAE from the coding sequence ATGTCCGGACATTCGAAATGGGCCAACCGCGTCCACCGAAAGACGCGGCAGGATGCCAAGCGCAGCAATCTATTCAGCAAGTTGTCCCGGGAGATCATCGTAGCGGCGAAGGAAGGCGGAGGAAGCCCGGACACCAACATCCGACTGCGCTATGCAATCGATGCGGCCCGTGCCGAGTCCATGCCAAATGACAACATTGACAACGCCATCAAGCGAGGGATGGGTGAACTCGAGGGCGTTGTCTACGAGCCCGTAACCTACGAGTGCCATGGCCCGGCAGGCGTCGCGATCATGATCACCTGCCTCACCGACAACCGGCAGCGCACCGTCGCCGAGTTGCGCAACCTTCTCAGGAAGCGCGACGGCGCCCTGGGCGAGCCGGGCTCTGTGGCCTGGGCTTTCGAGACGAAGGGCGCCATCATCGTGCGCCGCGACGTCACCGATGAGGACACGCTCTTCATGGCCGCCGCCGACGCCGGCGCTGAGGATGTTCTGACCGATGACCCCGAGGTGTTCGAGGTCCGCACGCCGCCGAACGTCTTCGCGCAGGTTCTGGACGCCGTCAAGGAAGCGGGCATCGAGTACCAGCGCGCTGAGCTGACCATGATCCCCACCTCCACGACGCCGGTTCCCGACGAGCAGGCGCCCAAGCTGTTCGCACTCCTTGAGGAGATTGAAGACCACGACGACGTGCAGAAGGTCTTCGCGAACTTCGAGGTCTCCGACGAGGTCATGGAGAAACTGGCAGCGGAGTAG
- a CDS encoding polysaccharide deacetylase family protein produces the protein MSLSAKTVCLKVDVDTLEGYLEGVPRLLDIMERVGVPATYCVAMGPDRSGLAVRRVLIRRGFLGKMLRTRGAIKYGMKTMLYGTLLPAPRIAAHKPELLQRIADAGHEVIPHGWDHINWHDFLLKWRPEKVQEQLALACEEWERYLPGKCEAFASPGWQANETSVLAQEARGLRYAADTRGATPFFPLVEGRRAKVLQIPTTLPTLDELIGLPEVPLDEEGMLKHVQGLFATPPALSGEAGLRAEEWSGLHIFTLHTEVEGRTWATWFERLLRSLQEDGCEFVTLGALADRMCQSGAARTASLHQGTLPGRGGTVSCQAMGE, from the coding sequence ATGAGCCTCTCCGCAAAGACCGTCTGCTTGAAGGTGGATGTGGACACCCTCGAGGGCTACCTCGAGGGTGTCCCGCGTCTACTGGACATCATGGAGCGCGTCGGAGTGCCGGCGACCTACTGTGTTGCCATGGGTCCCGATCGCTCCGGCCTCGCCGTGCGTCGCGTGCTGATTCGCCGCGGGTTCCTCGGCAAGATGCTCCGCACCCGTGGAGCCATCAAGTACGGCATGAAGACCATGCTGTACGGTACGCTCCTACCCGCTCCCCGGATTGCAGCCCACAAACCTGAGCTGCTGCAGCGGATTGCCGACGCCGGCCATGAGGTCATCCCGCATGGCTGGGACCATATCAACTGGCATGACTTCCTGCTCAAGTGGCGGCCGGAGAAGGTCCAGGAGCAGCTTGCCCTGGCCTGCGAGGAGTGGGAGCGCTACCTACCGGGCAAGTGCGAGGCTTTCGCTTCTCCCGGTTGGCAAGCGAATGAGACCAGTGTGCTTGCGCAGGAGGCACGAGGCCTGCGATACGCTGCCGATACGCGCGGTGCGACGCCCTTCTTCCCGTTGGTCGAAGGGCGTCGCGCGAAGGTACTGCAGATCCCCACCACACTGCCGACCCTGGACGAGCTGATTGGGCTACCCGAGGTTCCCCTCGACGAGGAGGGCATGCTGAAGCATGTTCAGGGCCTGTTCGCGACTCCTCCGGCCCTGAGTGGCGAGGCCGGCCTTCGCGCAGAGGAGTGGTCCGGGCTGCACATCTTCACCCTCCACACCGAGGTTGAGGGACGGACCTGGGCCACGTGGTTTGAGCGGTTGCTGCGCTCTCTGCAGGAGGACGGCTGCGAGTTTGTGACTCTCGGTGCCCTGGCCGACCGCATGTGTCAGTCGGGAGCAGCTCGCACGGCGTCCCTTCATCAGGGAACGCTCCCCGGCCGGGGTGGGACTGTGTCCTGCCAGGCAATGGGGGAGTAG